The following coding sequences lie in one Klebsiella huaxiensis genomic window:
- the rnr gene encoding ribonuclease R: MSQDPFLDRETEKYANPIPSREFILDHLAKREKPASRDELAIELNIEGEEQQEALRRRLRAMERDGQLVFTRRQCYALPERLDLLKGIVIGHRDGYGFLRVEGRKDDLYLSSEQMKTCIHGDQVLAQPLGADRKGRREARIVRVLVPKIGQIVGRYFTEAGVGFVVPDDSRLSFDILIPPEEIMGARMGFVVVVELTQRPTRRTKAVGKIVEVLGDNMGTGMAVDMALRTHEIPHVWPPEVEKQVSSLKEQVPEEAKAGRVDLRNLPLVTIDGEDARDFDDAVYCEKKRGGGWRLWVAIADVSYYVRPGTPLDGEARSRGTSVYFPSQVVPMLPEVLSNGLCSLNPQVDRLCMVCEMTISSKGRLTGFKFYEAVMSSHARLTYTKVWHMLQGDQDLREQYAPLVKHIEELHNLYKVLDVAREERGGISFESEEAKFIFNAERRIERIEQTQRNDAHKLIEECMILANISAARFVEKAEEPALFRIHDKPSTEAITAFRSVLAELGLELPGGNKPEPRDYAELLTSIADRPDAEMLQTMLLRSMKQAVYDPENRGHFGLALQSYAHFTSPIRRYPDLSLHRAIKYLLAKEQGHKGNSTETGGWHYSMEEMLQLGAHCSMTERRADEATRDVSDWLKCDFMLDQVGNVFKGVIASVTGFGFFVRLDELFIDGLVHVSSLDNDYYRFDQVGQRLIGESGGQTYRLGDRVEVRVEAVNMDERKIDFSLISSERAPRNVGKTEREKAKKGAAGKSSGRRRQAGKQVNFEPDSAFRKEKGKSQPKAAQPKGEKKAKKPSVKTQKIAAATKAKRAAKKKIAE; this comes from the coding sequence ATGTCACAAGATCCTTTCCTGGACCGCGAAACTGAAAAGTACGCCAATCCAATCCCAAGCCGGGAATTCATCCTCGATCATTTAGCAAAACGCGAAAAACCGGCCAGCCGTGATGAGCTGGCAATAGAGCTGAATATCGAAGGCGAAGAACAACAAGAAGCATTGCGCCGTCGACTGCGCGCAATGGAACGTGATGGTCAACTGGTCTTCACTCGCCGCCAGTGCTATGCGCTGCCTGAGCGTCTCGATCTGCTGAAAGGCATCGTTATCGGTCATCGCGATGGCTATGGCTTCCTGCGCGTCGAAGGCCGTAAAGATGATCTTTATTTATCATCTGAACAGATGAAAACCTGTATTCATGGCGATCAGGTGCTGGCGCAGCCTCTGGGTGCGGACCGTAAAGGCCGCCGGGAAGCTCGTATCGTTCGTGTCCTGGTACCAAAAATAGGGCAGATCGTTGGCCGCTACTTTACCGAGGCGGGTGTGGGCTTTGTCGTTCCCGATGACAGTCGCTTAAGCTTCGACATCCTGATCCCGCCAGAAGAGATTATGGGCGCGCGCATGGGGTTTGTGGTCGTGGTTGAGCTCACCCAGCGCCCAACCCGCCGCACCAAAGCGGTGGGTAAAATCGTCGAAGTGCTGGGCGATAACATGGGAACTGGAATGGCGGTCGATATGGCCCTGCGTACCCATGAAATCCCCCATGTCTGGCCACCTGAGGTGGAAAAACAGGTTTCAAGTCTGAAAGAACAGGTGCCGGAAGAGGCGAAGGCAGGACGTGTTGATTTACGTAATCTGCCGCTGGTCACCATTGATGGCGAAGATGCTCGCGACTTTGATGACGCCGTATACTGCGAGAAGAAACGCGGCGGCGGCTGGCGTCTGTGGGTGGCCATTGCCGATGTGAGCTACTACGTGCGCCCCGGCACGCCGCTGGATGGTGAAGCACGCAGCCGTGGTACCTCAGTCTACTTCCCATCTCAGGTCGTCCCGATGCTGCCGGAAGTGCTCTCCAACGGTCTGTGCTCGCTGAATCCTCAGGTCGACAGACTCTGTATGGTTTGCGAGATGACGATTTCATCAAAAGGGCGTCTGACCGGCTTCAAATTCTACGAAGCGGTGATGAGTTCCCATGCTCGCCTGACCTACACCAAGGTCTGGCATATGCTGCAGGGCGATCAGGACCTGCGTGAGCAGTATGCGCCGCTGGTTAAGCATATTGAAGAGCTTCATAACCTCTACAAGGTGCTGGATGTCGCTCGTGAAGAGCGCGGCGGTATCTCATTTGAGAGTGAAGAAGCTAAATTCATCTTCAATGCTGAACGTCGCATTGAGCGCATTGAACAGACTCAGCGTAACGACGCCCATAAGCTGATTGAAGAGTGCATGATTCTGGCGAACATTTCCGCTGCGCGCTTTGTGGAGAAAGCTGAAGAACCGGCGCTGTTCCGTATTCACGACAAGCCAAGCACGGAGGCGATCACCGCATTCCGTTCAGTTCTGGCTGAGCTTGGACTTGAGCTGCCTGGAGGTAATAAGCCAGAGCCGCGTGATTATGCCGAACTGCTGACGTCGATCGCCGATCGACCAGATGCGGAAATGCTGCAAACCATGCTGCTGCGGTCGATGAAACAGGCGGTGTACGACCCGGAAAATCGCGGTCACTTTGGCCTCGCGCTGCAATCTTACGCTCACTTCACTTCACCGATTCGTCGCTACCCGGATCTGTCGCTGCATCGTGCTATCAAGTATCTGCTGGCGAAAGAGCAGGGACATAAAGGTAATAGCACCGAGACCGGCGGTTGGCACTACAGCATGGAAGAGATGCTGCAGCTGGGAGCACACTGTTCGATGACCGAACGCCGTGCTGATGAAGCGACGCGCGATGTATCGGACTGGCTGAAGTGTGATTTCATGTTGGATCAGGTCGGTAATGTCTTCAAAGGCGTGATCGCCAGCGTGACCGGATTTGGTTTCTTCGTTCGTCTTGATGAACTGTTTATTGATGGTCTGGTGCACGTTTCTTCGCTCGATAACGACTACTACCGCTTCGATCAGGTTGGACAGCGTCTGATCGGTGAATCCGGCGGTCAGACTTATCGTCTGGGCGATCGCGTAGAAGTGCGGGTTGAAGCGGTCAACATGGACGAGCGTAAGATTGACTTCTCGCTTATCTCCAGCGAGCGCGCTCCGCGCAACGTGGGTAAAACCGAGCGTGAGAAGGCGAAAAAGGGTGCCGCAGGCAAATCCTCCGGGCGTCGTCGTCAGGCGGGAAAGCAAGTGAACTTTGAGCCAGATAGCGCATTCCGCAAAGAGAAAGGCAAATCTCAACCGAAGGCTGCTCAGCCAAAAGGCGAGAAAAAAGCGAAGAAACCGTCGGTGAAAACCCAAAAAATCGCTGCGGCGACCAAAGCCAAGCGCGCGGCGAAAAAGAAAATCGCTGAGTGA
- the nsrR gene encoding nitric oxide-sensing transcriptional repressor NsrR, which produces MQLTSFTDYGLRALIYMASLPDGRMTSISEVTEVYGVSRNHMVKIINQLSRVGYVTAVRGKNGGIRLGKPASMIRVGDVVRDLEPLSLVNCSSEFCHITPACRLKQALAEATQSFLKELDNYTLADLVEKNQPLYKLLLVE; this is translated from the coding sequence GTGCAGTTAACGAGTTTCACTGATTACGGATTACGTGCGCTGATATATATGGCGTCGCTGCCGGATGGAAGGATGACCAGTATCTCCGAAGTTACGGAGGTTTACGGTGTCTCTCGTAATCATATGGTAAAAATAATCAATCAGTTAAGTCGTGTGGGCTACGTCACGGCAGTACGGGGAAAGAACGGCGGAATTCGCCTTGGCAAACCGGCAAGCATGATTCGAGTAGGCGATGTTGTCCGCGATTTGGAGCCGTTATCGTTGGTCAATTGCAGCAGCGAATTTTGCCATATTACGCCCGCCTGCCGCCTGAAGCAGGCGCTTGCAGAAGCCACACAAAGTTTTCTTAAGGAACTAGACAACTACACGTTGGCCGATTTGGTTGAAAAGAATCAACCACTTTATAAATTATTACTGGTGGAGTGA
- a CDS encoding adenylosuccinate synthase: protein MGNNVVVLGTQWGDEGKGKIVDLLTERAKYVVRYQGGHNAGHTLVINGEKTVLHLIPSGILRENVTSIIGNGVVLSPAALMKEMKGLEDRGIPVRERLLLSEACPLILEYHVALDVAREKARGAKAIGTTGRGIGPAYEDKVARRGLRVGDLFDKATFADKLKEVMEYHNFQLVNFYKAEAVDYQKVLDDVMAIADILTAMVVDVSDLLDQARKRGDFVMFEGAQGTLLDIDHGTYPYVTSSNTTAGGVATGSGLGPRYVDYVLGIIKAYSTRVGAGPFPTELFDDIGEFLCKQGNEFGATTGRRRRTGWLDAVAVRRAVQINSLSGFCLTKLDVLDGLKEVKICVAYRMPDGREVTTTPLAADNWEGIEPIYETMPGWSETTFGVKERSGLPQAALNYIARIEELTGVPVDIISTGPDRTETMILRDPFDA from the coding sequence ATGGGTAACAACGTCGTCGTACTGGGCACCCAATGGGGTGACGAAGGTAAAGGGAAGATCGTCGATCTCCTGACTGAACGGGCTAAATATGTTGTGCGCTACCAGGGCGGTCACAACGCAGGCCATACTCTCGTAATCAACGGTGAAAAAACCGTCCTCCACCTCATTCCATCAGGTATTCTTCGCGAGAATGTTACCAGCATCATCGGTAACGGTGTTGTGCTGTCTCCGGCTGCGCTGATGAAAGAGATGAAAGGACTGGAAGACCGTGGTATCCCTGTCCGCGAGCGTCTGCTGCTTTCTGAAGCCTGCCCGCTTATCCTTGAATATCATGTCGCGCTGGATGTGGCGCGTGAGAAAGCGCGCGGCGCGAAAGCTATCGGTACTACCGGTCGCGGTATCGGTCCGGCTTACGAAGATAAAGTGGCTCGCCGTGGTCTGCGCGTTGGCGATCTGTTTGATAAAGCGACCTTCGCTGACAAACTGAAAGAAGTGATGGAATATCACAACTTCCAGCTGGTGAATTTCTATAAAGCTGAAGCGGTTGATTATCAGAAAGTCCTGGATGATGTGATGGCAATTGCCGACATCCTGACCGCGATGGTTGTTGATGTTTCCGACCTTCTGGATCAGGCGCGTAAGCGTGGCGATTTCGTCATGTTTGAAGGCGCACAGGGTACGCTGCTGGATATCGACCACGGTACCTATCCGTACGTAACCTCTTCCAACACCACTGCTGGTGGCGTGGCGACCGGTTCTGGCCTGGGCCCACGTTATGTTGATTACGTACTGGGTATTATCAAAGCCTACTCCACTCGTGTGGGGGCTGGTCCGTTCCCGACTGAACTGTTTGATGACATCGGCGAGTTCCTGTGCAAGCAGGGTAACGAGTTCGGTGCCACTACCGGCCGTCGTCGTCGTACCGGTTGGCTTGACGCCGTCGCCGTGCGCCGTGCGGTGCAGATTAACTCCCTGTCTGGCTTCTGCCTAACTAAACTGGACGTCCTGGACGGCCTGAAAGAAGTTAAAATCTGTGTGGCCTACCGTATGCCGGATGGCCGTGAAGTGACCACCACTCCGCTGGCTGCTGACAACTGGGAAGGTATTGAACCGATTTATGAAACAATGCCAGGCTGGTCCGAAACGACCTTCGGCGTGAAAGAGCGCAGCGGCCTACCGCAGGCAGCGCTGAACTATATCGCGCGCATTGAAGAACTCACCGGCGTACCGGTTGATATCATCTCTACCGGTCCTGACCGTACCGAGACGATGATTCTGCGCGACCCGTTCGACGCATAA